Proteins from a genomic interval of Papaver somniferum cultivar HN1 chromosome 4, ASM357369v1, whole genome shotgun sequence:
- the LOC113271736 gene encoding protein root UVB sensitive 3-like — protein MTEFQQQDGISSSSSKNVIIMEEWNGSSSTKLSRTAVLTLTPSSFSLQRSGNRFSEVSTRIIGAFVPEGFPTSVTPDYVPFQIWDSLQGLSTYIRMMLSTQALLSAIGVGEKSATVIGATFQWFLRDFTGMLGGILFTFYQGSNLDNNAKMWRLVADLMNDLGMLTDLVSPLFPSAFVVIVCLGSISRSFTGVASGATRAALTQHFSLQNNAADISAKEGSQETLATMTGMILGMLLARVTMGHPVAIWFSFLSLTLFHMYANYRAVCCLSLTTLNCQRSSILLQGFMETGKVLSPEKVSSMEHILPSWTSLWRSKTDDLLHKRIHLGVRVSSLSHKDMIDLSGSTGSYYKKEKYLLMPKSGVVNVYVHKQSTAADVLQSFIHALVLGNHVNKTKFVHEESRSWMDKHYEGYIAKLKLTGWKTERLLAPPVVWRADWLSNEKIE, from the exons ATGACGGAATTCCAACAACAAGATGggatttcatcatcatcatcaaagaaTGTTATTATAATGGAGGAATGGAATGGATCATCTTCCACTAAGCTCTCAAGAACCGCTGTTTTAACTCTCACTCCTTCTTCTTTCTCCCTTCAAAG ATCTGGGAATCGATTCAGTGAAGTATCTACACGGATTATTGGAGCATTTGTACCGGAG GGTTTTCCAACTAGTGTAACTCCAGATTATGTCCCCTTTCAAATCTGGGATTCGTTGCAG GGATTATCAACTTATATACGAATGATGCTCTCTACTCAA GCTTTGTTGAGTGCTATTGGAGTTGGTGAGAAATCAGCAACCGTCATTGGTGCCACTTTTCAG TGGTTTTTGAGGGACTTTACTGGGATGCTTGGTGGTATCTTATTCACCTTTTACCAG GGCTCTAATCTGGACAATAATGCTAAAATGTGGCGTTTAGTTGCAGACCTTATGAATGATCTTG GCATGCTGACGGATCTTGTTTCTCCTCTCTTCCCTTCTGCATTTGTTGTGATAGTCTGCTTGGGTAGCATATCGAGATCATTCA CTGGAGTTGCAAGTGGAGCAACTAGAGCTGCTTTGACACAACATTTTTCACTTCAAAACAATGCAGCTGATATATCTGCCAAG GAAGGGAGTCAAGAGACACTAGCAACGATGACAGGAATGATCTTAGGAATGCTTCTTGCTCGTGTCACAATGGGACATCCTGTAGCTATCTGGTTCTCTTTCTTGTCTCTCACCCTGTTTCATATGTATG caaatTACAGGGCAGTCTGTTGTCTTTCGCTTACAACTTTGAATTGCCAAAGAAGCTCAATCCTTTTACAGGGTTTCATGGAAACTGGAAAAG TTCTCTCCCCAGAGAAGGTCTCAAGTATGGAGCATATATTGCCCTCTTGGACTAGCTTATGGCGCTCAAAGACTGATGATTTGCTTCACAAGAGGATACACTTAGGTGTCAGAGTTTCTTCACTTAGCCACAAGGATAT GATTGACCTCTCAGGTTCAACAGGTTCTTACTATAAGAAAG AGAAGTACTTGCTGATGCCAAAGAGTGGAGTTGTCAATGTGTATGTGCACAAGCAGTCAACAGCTGCTGATGTGTTGCAGTCATTTATCCATGCACTTGTGCTGGGAAATCATGTCaataaaaccaaattcgttcaCGAAGAAAGTAGGTCATGGATGGATAAACATTATGAAGGTTACATTGCTAAG CTGAAGTTGACAGGATGGAAAACAGAGCGGCTCTTGGCTCCTCCCGTTGTTTGGAGAGCAGATTGGCTTTCAAATGAGAAGATTGAATAG